A genomic segment from Flavobacterium litorale encodes:
- a CDS encoding NAD(P)/FAD-dependent oxidoreductase, with protein sequence MKIIIIGGGFAGINLAEELANNKNFDITLVDKNNYNFFPPLIYQVGAAFLEPSSISYPFRKLFRGEKNIQFRLAELLSVKPEQNKVILSNGELEYDTLVFATGAQTNYFGIESVMKNAIPMKTLTDAIEMRNTLLQRMEKASISNSSSERKKLLSIVVAGGGPTGVEVSGMFAEMRSGILRKEYPELAKSFSKIYLVDGSDSLLGSMSKKSQKDTEDNLKKLGVAVKLNSRVTDYKDDTVHLSTGETIQTKNLIWAAGVICRTFEGIPEDSYGRGKRMKADAFNKVIGTNNIYAIGDTSIQTTDEAFPDGHPQVAQVAIQQGLRLAKNFKNMVANKPLQPFKYKDKGSMAIIGKNKAVVDIPKPKLHFKGFIAWLAWLFVHLMSLISYRNRFATFLNWMVAYFSKDQPLRMIIRPENRYPKTDQ encoded by the coding sequence ATGAAAATAATAATAATAGGAGGAGGTTTTGCAGGTATAAACCTTGCAGAAGAACTGGCGAATAATAAAAATTTTGATATAACATTAGTAGATAAAAACAACTACAACTTTTTTCCGCCACTAATTTATCAGGTAGGTGCTGCTTTTTTAGAACCATCGAGTATAAGCTACCCATTTAGGAAATTATTTCGAGGTGAAAAAAACATACAATTTCGTTTGGCGGAATTACTATCGGTTAAACCAGAACAAAACAAAGTGATATTGAGTAACGGTGAACTAGAGTACGATACACTTGTTTTTGCTACGGGAGCCCAAACAAATTATTTTGGTATTGAAAGTGTAATGAAGAACGCAATACCCATGAAAACCCTTACGGATGCTATAGAAATGCGAAATACGTTATTGCAGCGTATGGAAAAAGCATCGATAAGCAACAGCAGTAGCGAGCGTAAAAAACTGCTTAGTATTGTAGTAGCAGGGGGAGGACCTACAGGGGTTGAGGTATCGGGTATGTTTGCCGAAATGCGTTCGGGCATACTGCGTAAGGAGTACCCTGAACTGGCTAAAAGTTTTAGCAAAATTTATCTTGTAGATGGTTCCGATTCTTTATTAGGTTCCATGAGTAAAAAATCGCAAAAGGATACAGAGGATAATCTTAAAAAACTGGGTGTTGCCGTAAAATTAAATTCGCGTGTTACCGATTATAAAGATGATACCGTTCATTTATCTACTGGCGAAACCATACAAACCAAAAATTTAATTTGGGCGGCAGGTGTAATTTGCAGAACGTTTGAGGGTATACCTGAAGATAGTTATGGTAGAGGCAAACGAATGAAAGCCGATGCGTTTAACAAAGTAATAGGTACCAATAATATATACGCTATAGGCGATACAAGCATACAAACTACAGACGAGGCTTTCCCCGATGGGCATCCGCAGGTTGCACAGGTAGCCATACAGCAAGGGCTTAGGCTAGCAAAAAACTTTAAAAACATGGTAGCCAATAAGCCACTACAACCCTTTAAGTACAAAGACAAAGGCTCTATGGCTATAATTGGTAAAAATAAGGCTGTGGTAGATATACCAAAACCAAAGCTCCATTTTAAAGGTTTTATTGCTTGGTTAGCATGGTTGTTTGTACACCTAATGTCGTTAATAAGCTACCGCAATAGGTTTGCTACCTTTTTAAACTGGATGGTTGCCTATTTCTCTAAAGATCAGCCATTGCGTATGATAATACGACCTGAAAACCGTTATCCTAAAACAGATCAGTAA
- a CDS encoding pseudouridine synthase encodes MHRHFILYKPYGYLSQFINNQKRKKRVLGELYDFPEGTMAIGRLDQDSEGLLLLTTNGKVSAAVRSKKVEKEYYLQVDGIITPEAIEKLAKGVTISVEGELYTTLPSKAYVITTPELPERGKKIRDERHGPTTWVAITVTEGKFRQVRKMTAAVGFPTLRLVRVRIGNVSLNSMQPSEVLEVNTFEL; translated from the coding sequence ATGCATCGTCACTTTATACTATACAAACCTTACGGTTACCTTAGCCAGTTTATTAACAACCAAAAGCGTAAAAAAAGGGTATTAGGAGAATTATACGATTTTCCAGAAGGTACTATGGCTATAGGAAGGCTCGACCAGGATTCGGAAGGGCTGTTATTACTTACTACAAACGGTAAGGTTAGTGCAGCAGTACGCAGTAAAAAAGTAGAGAAAGAATACTATTTACAAGTTGATGGAATTATTACACCAGAGGCAATAGAAAAACTTGCAAAAGGCGTAACCATAAGTGTAGAAGGAGAGCTATACACTACCCTACCAAGCAAGGCTTACGTTATTACAACACCTGAATTACCCGAACGCGGTAAAAAAATACGCGACGAAAGGCACGGACCTACTACATGGGTAGCCATAACAGTAACCGAAGGTAAATTTAGGCAAGTACGTAAAATGACGGCTGCTGTAGGCTTTCCTACCCTGCGTTTGGTTAGGGTGCGTATTGGCAATGTAAGCCTAAACAGTATGCAACCAAGTGAGGTATTGGAGGTTAATACGTTTGAGCTGTAA
- a CDS encoding fibronectin type III domain-containing protein, with translation MMKFFPKKLPVIFTTVMLMVTCAIWAQTPVSLPDTAPYTQDFNTTPGSNGSSYPSGWTSYNGNNQDSSMSGGSSNSSSGRNYNYGSRIGLLGSGSSFDPGSIVLALDNTTGKTNLTISYDVIKIRERTRDCSFNLQISTTSATSGFTNVTDGSYQSGSIAQGTITNYDEISISGLDNTASTVYLRWYYSSTGSGSRDGIALDNVEINWGDAASLPEVTTTEIVLADITTEGATGGGEVTVTGDDDTMRGLVWNTATAPTVDLTTKTTDGTSTATGTFVSNITGLTANTQYYYRAYATNTAGTAYGTEYSFYTRALTPGTPTIDNILADAFDITLDENGNSNTTEYAIRVNSASYVNASGELTGTEVWQTAAQWGIVTVNNLTENTEYTVDVKARNTEGTETGFSTTAEATTLSATAPFFTLNSASLDFGDVCITSSGNGSFTITGENLNANSNITVAALNGYSYSLTDGGTYESTLTITNYNGGAVTVYVRFSPTDTINYDGNITISGQGSSTTTLDVPATGNGINTPGTITTDTATTITATTATVAGQATSGGCSAISAYGIEYSTTDGFAEGTGTQIAGNNIADSDFSVVISNLQAETTYYFKAYLTDGTGTLYGTQDSFTTLQLDAPITTSASEITTSGFTANWDSVNGAEGYYLDVSESEEFGTGVVATDLFFSEYVEGSSNNKYLEIFNGTGAAVDLSDYQVRKYNNGDNFDEISDSEIQTLSGTINDGEVIVIRNSSAVIYGGANQITGEISVMNFNGDDAIALYKISTASFVDIIGAIGYDPGSSWDSGGDLRTRDRTIRRNASVLGGVTTNPDTGGAADGNSSIGFPTFVTEWTGYEQDMVSDLGSHTFDGGLTPSFIEGYNGLDVGNITYYDITGLNDFTTYYYRVRAYSSTSTSENSNTTSVTTLTEDVMWNGTEWTPAAYPNGTPIVVDNNIDVTIDGDYNTTDDGELNVRSVTVNSGVFTVAEGTSITIANAIVNNSTANSFIVENNANVIQVNNATNTGDISVYKTSSPLYRLDYSLWSSPVRGQNLQEFSPMTLSNRFYNYDETTDLYAAIDPNTTNFGEGLGYLIRMPNDHPEFVDADTPGTVWTGMYRGTPHNGTINVAMSTALNGYNLVGNPYPSPINIHNFYDANTGTLNESSALYFWRKRNDSNATTYATVTKAAYTANSQAGGFGDTGSGTFTGDPSTWVINSGQGFIVQASGSTLTFNNSMRNNVNNGQFFRMTEENSTTNAIDISRIWLNMTSDLGDFSQTAIAYSNATTNGIDYGWDGKALLSDGTLNFYSTANETSLAIQARAAFTDADVVALGYNATEAGTYTISLDHTDGLFLDGQDIFLTDNVTGETVDLWDIDYMFTTEAGQINDRFVITYNYVALSNPDFELDTNNVIVFAKNNVITISAKNLDIADVTIYDIRGSVLFTQSGINASEFVINNLQAQQQVLIVNITTDKGTVSKKIIFQ, from the coding sequence ATGATGAAATTTTTCCCAAAAAAATTACCTGTAATTTTTACTACAGTAATGCTTATGGTTACTTGTGCCATTTGGGCGCAAACGCCCGTGTCGTTACCAGACACAGCTCCTTATACACAAGACTTTAATACAACACCTGGTAGTAACGGTAGTTCTTACCCCTCTGGCTGGACATCCTACAATGGTAACAATCAAGATAGTTCAATGTCAGGAGGTAGCTCAAACAGTAGTTCAGGAAGAAATTACAACTACGGCTCCAGAATTGGTCTTTTAGGTTCTGGTTCTAGTTTCGATCCCGGTAGTATTGTACTAGCACTAGATAATACTACAGGTAAAACCAACTTAACAATATCCTACGATGTAATAAAAATTAGAGAACGAACTAGAGATTGCTCTTTTAATTTACAGATTAGTACAACAAGTGCTACATCGGGATTCACAAATGTTACCGATGGTTCGTATCAATCAGGAAGTATAGCACAAGGTACAATAACAAATTACGATGAAATTAGTATCTCAGGGCTAGATAATACCGCTTCAACAGTATATTTACGATGGTACTATTCCTCTACTGGTTCAGGAAGTCGAGATGGTATTGCACTCGATAATGTTGAAATAAACTGGGGCGATGCTGCTAGCCTACCTGAAGTAACAACAACTGAAATTGTGCTAGCTGATATAACCACCGAAGGCGCTACAGGTGGTGGCGAAGTAACAGTAACTGGTGATGATGATACAATGCGTGGTTTGGTTTGGAATACAGCTACAGCACCAACTGTTGATTTAACTACAAAAACTACCGATGGTACCAGTACTGCAACAGGTACTTTTGTTAGCAATATAACTGGTTTAACAGCAAACACACAATATTACTACAGGGCGTATGCCACCAATACTGCAGGAACAGCCTACGGTACGGAGTACAGCTTTTATACCAGAGCCCTTACGCCAGGAACACCCACAATAGACAATATATTAGCCGATGCTTTTGATATTACATTAGACGAAAATGGTAATAGTAACACAACCGAATACGCAATACGTGTAAACAGTGCATCGTATGTAAATGCATCGGGTGAACTAACAGGAACAGAAGTATGGCAAACAGCAGCCCAATGGGGTATAGTAACCGTAAATAATCTTACGGAAAATACCGAGTATACAGTAGATGTAAAAGCTCGAAATACCGAGGGTACTGAAACAGGTTTTAGTACAACTGCTGAAGCAACAACACTATCGGCAACAGCACCATTTTTTACACTAAATAGTGCATCGTTAGATTTTGGTGATGTATGTATAACCAGTAGTGGCAATGGGTCGTTTACTATTACAGGCGAAAACTTAAATGCAAACTCCAATATAACAGTAGCCGCTCTTAATGGCTATAGTTACTCGCTTACAGATGGAGGAACATACGAAAGTACACTAACCATTACCAACTACAACGGCGGTGCTGTAACGGTATACGTACGCTTTTCGCCCACCGATACTATAAATTACGATGGTAATATTACAATTTCTGGGCAAGGTAGCAGCACTACAACATTAGATGTACCTGCAACAGGTAATGGTATTAATACACCCGGTACAATAACAACAGACACCGCTACAACCATTACAGCAACAACAGCAACCGTAGCTGGGCAAGCAACATCTGGCGGATGTAGTGCCATTTCAGCATACGGTATAGAGTACAGTACTACAGATGGTTTTGCCGAAGGTACAGGTACGCAAATAGCAGGAAATAATATTGCTGATTCTGATTTTTCAGTAGTAATATCAAATCTCCAAGCAGAAACAACATACTATTTTAAAGCCTACTTAACAGATGGTACAGGTACACTATACGGTACACAAGATAGTTTTACAACATTACAACTGGATGCTCCTATAACAACAAGTGCCAGCGAAATTACAACAAGTGGCTTTACGGCAAACTGGGATAGTGTAAATGGTGCCGAAGGTTACTATTTAGATGTAAGTGAATCTGAAGAGTTTGGTACAGGTGTAGTAGCTACCGATTTGTTTTTCTCGGAATATGTAGAAGGAAGTAGTAATAATAAATACCTAGAAATTTTTAATGGTACGGGTGCAGCAGTCGATTTATCAGACTACCAAGTAAGGAAATACAATAATGGTGATAATTTTGATGAAATTTCAGATAGCGAAATCCAAACATTATCGGGTACAATTAACGATGGTGAGGTAATAGTAATCCGAAACAGTTCTGCTGTAATATACGGTGGAGCCAACCAAATAACAGGAGAAATTAGTGTAATGAATTTTAATGGTGATGATGCCATTGCATTATATAAAATAAGTACAGCATCGTTTGTAGACATTATAGGGGCAATAGGATATGATCCTGGTTCAAGCTGGGATTCAGGTGGAGATTTACGAACAAGAGATAGAACTATAAGAAGAAATGCAAGTGTACTGGGCGGTGTAACAACCAATCCTGATACTGGAGGTGCAGCAGATGGTAATTCAAGTATAGGTTTTCCTACATTTGTTACGGAGTGGACGGGATATGAGCAGGATATGGTTTCAGACCTTGGTAGCCATACATTTGATGGAGGGCTTACCCCATCGTTTATTGAGGGCTATAACGGACTAGATGTTGGTAACATAACCTATTACGATATTACAGGATTGAATGACTTTACTACGTACTATTACAGAGTAAGAGCCTATAGTAGTACCAGTACATCAGAGAACTCCAATACAACATCGGTTACTACATTAACTGAAGATGTAATGTGGAATGGTACTGAATGGACTCCTGCTGCTTACCCCAACGGTACTCCGATAGTAGTAGATAATAATATTGATGTTACTATTGATGGCGATTATAATACTACCGATGATGGTGAACTTAATGTCAGATCAGTTACAGTTAACAGCGGCGTATTTACAGTAGCAGAAGGCACATCTATAACCATTGCTAATGCAATTGTTAACAATAGCACTGCCAATAGTTTTATTGTAGAAAATAATGCCAACGTTATTCAGGTTAATAATGCAACAAACACAGGCGATATAAGCGTTTATAAAACCAGTTCACCGCTATACCGCTTAGATTACTCATTATGGTCATCGCCAGTACGTGGTCAGAACTTGCAGGAATTCTCTCCAATGACACTTTCTAACCGTTTTTATAACTACGATGAAACTACAGATTTGTATGCGGCAATAGACCCTAACACAACCAATTTTGGAGAAGGCTTAGGCTACCTTATCCGTATGCCTAACGATCATCCTGAATTTGTAGATGCAGATACTCCTGGTACAGTTTGGACAGGTATGTACCGAGGTACACCACACAATGGTACTATAAACGTAGCAATGTCTACAGCCCTTAACGGATACAACCTAGTAGGTAACCCTTACCCATCGCCAATAAACATCCATAATTTTTACGATGCCAATACAGGTACACTAAACGAATCGTCAGCATTATATTTCTGGAGAAAACGTAACGATTCCAATGCAACTACATATGCAACTGTTACCAAAGCAGCTTATACCGCAAATAGCCAAGCAGGCGGATTTGGCGATACAGGCTCAGGAACATTTACAGGCGATCCTTCAACATGGGTTATCAACTCTGGGCAAGGTTTCATTGTACAAGCTTCGGGTAGCACTCTTACGTTTAACAATAGTATGAGAAACAACGTAAACAACGGACAGTTTTTTAGAATGACGGAAGAAAATAGTACTACTAATGCAATTGATATATCGCGTATTTGGCTGAACATGACAAGCGATCTTGGCGATTTTAGCCAAACGGCAATAGCATATAGCAATGCTACAACCAATGGTATTGATTACGGATGGGATGGTAAAGCACTATTAAGCGATGGTACACTAAACTTCTACTCTACTGCCAACGAAACTAGCTTGGCAATACAGGCAAGAGCAGCATTTACTGATGCAGACGTAGTAGCCTTAGGGTACAACGCTACCGAAGCAGGTACGTATACCATTAGCCTAGACCATACTGACGGATTATTTTTAGACGGACAAGATATATTCCTTACGGATAATGTTACTGGAGAAACGGTAGACCTTTGGGATATTGACTATATGTTTACCACAGAAGCTGGACAAATAAACGACCGTTTTGTAATTACATACAATTACGTAGCACTTAGTAATCCTGATTTTGAATTGGATACTAACAATGTTATTGTATTTGCTAAAAACAATGTAATAACAATTAGTGCTAAAAACCTAGATATAGCCGATGTTACCATTTACGATATACGTGGTAGCGTATTATTTACACAGTCGGGCATCAATGCATCAGAGTTTGTTATTAACAACTTACAGGCACAACAACAGGTACTTATTGTAAACATAACTACAGATAAAGGTACTGTAAGCAAAAAAATCATTTTCCAATAA
- a CDS encoding endonuclease has translation MNKLLSLLLLPFCCFGQVPEYYNSINFSLTGDALKEELATLITATHTNNLSYTPEVWEALKLGDLDPENTENVLLVYGYDDTDDDPDNDRTRDKDLSCHNTSCEGKWIREHVYPRSLGNPNLGFSGAGSDAHSLRSADYFMNNLRSNKRFAEGAGDAGTVNGGYFYPGDEWKGDIARMMMYMYVRYNSQCLPTVVGSGSTSYSNDMPDIFLEWNSEDPVSQYEINRNDVLDDMQGNRNPFIDNPYLATIIWGGPNANDAWLLSSDSFTTKTLIVYPTITTGTIYVNNTQHKNFTYTVYNMLGQQVKSSAVDNIIDITENKSGIYILNVSHNNQIKSFRILLK, from the coding sequence ATGAATAAACTATTAAGTCTTTTACTATTACCATTTTGTTGTTTCGGGCAAGTACCCGAATATTATAACAGTATTAATTTTAGCCTAACAGGCGATGCCTTAAAAGAAGAATTGGCAACGTTAATTACAGCTACACACACCAATAATCTCTCTTATACACCAGAGGTTTGGGAAGCCCTGAAATTGGGTGACCTTGACCCTGAAAATACTGAGAATGTTTTATTGGTGTACGGTTATGATGATACTGATGATGACCCTGATAATGATAGGACTAGAGATAAGGATTTAAGTTGCCATAATACCAGTTGTGAAGGCAAGTGGATTAGAGAACATGTGTACCCAAGATCGTTAGGAAATCCGAATTTAGGATTCAGTGGTGCAGGATCTGATGCACACAGTTTACGCTCAGCAGATTATTTCATGAATAATTTAAGAAGCAATAAACGATTTGCAGAAGGTGCTGGCGATGCGGGTACAGTAAATGGCGGGTACTTTTACCCTGGTGATGAGTGGAAAGGCGATATTGCCCGCATGATGATGTACATGTATGTACGCTATAACTCACAATGTTTACCTACAGTTGTTGGGTCAGGCAGTACAAGTTACAGTAACGATATGCCCGATATTTTTTTGGAATGGAACAGCGAAGACCCTGTGAGCCAGTACGAAATTAACAGAAATGATGTGTTGGATGATATGCAAGGAAACAGAAACCCTTTTATAGATAACCCTTACCTAGCCACTATAATATGGGGAGGTCCTAACGCTAATGATGCATGGCTACTTAGTAGTGACAGTTTTACCACTAAAACACTAATTGTTTACCCCACCATTACTACGGGAACTATTTACGTAAACAACACACAACATAAAAATTTTACCTATACTGTATACAACATGTTAGGGCAACAGGTAAAAAGTAGTGCTGTAGATAACATTATAGACATAACAGAAAATAAATCTGGGATTTACATCTTAAATGTAAGTCATAATAATCAAATAAAATCTTTCCGTATTTTGTTAAAATAG